The sequence below is a genomic window from Thermodesulfobacteriota bacterium.
CGGTCCTCCGGTCGATGGCGGAGCGGAAAGAGCTGTTGAGGGGGATCTCCTGGCACGGGTTCGCGCGGTTCGGCCGGGAGCTGCTCGATCCCGGGTTCGTCGCGGAGCTGGCGGCCGCGGGCTGCTCGATGCTCCAACTGGGGCTGGAGAGCGCCTCGCAGGATCTCCTCGACCGGATGGGGAAGGGGACCCGCGTCGAGGAGGCGTCGGCGATCCTTTCGAACCTTTCGCGGGCGGGGATCTCCTCCTACGTCTACGTGATGCTCGGGATCCCGGGGGAGACGCGCGAAGACGCGAAGCGGACCCTGTCGTTCCTCGCGGAGCGTGTCGACCGGATCGGGTTCCTGAACCTGGCGATCCTGAACCTGCCGCGCGATGCGGCGTGGGCCGGGACGCCGGGGAGCGGAGAGCCGGAAGGTCCGCCTTTCCCCGGAAAGGGGGAATCGCTGGGGCTGTACCGGTCGGTGCCGGCGAGCGGAGGGTGGGGGAGGGAGCAGGCGCGCCGCTTCCTCGGGAAGGAGCTCCTCGGCAACGCCTCGATCCGCGCGATCGCGGGGCGGACACCGCCCCGGTTCACATCGAACCACGCCGTTTTCTTTCCTCCCGGGCGGGCGGGGCATGCCGGGGGGGCGTGACGCCGCGGCGTCAGAAGACGAGGCGCGCCCGGATCGTGTGGGGGATCTTCCCGAGAAGGCCGAGGATCGAGCGGTCGCACCCTTCCCCGACGTCGATCACCGCGTACCCGAGGTGCCCCCGGGTCTGCAGATGCTGCCCGACGATGTTGACGCCTTGCTGCGCGAAAAGGTCGTTGATCTTCGCCATCATGCCGGGGATGTTTTCGTGGAGGTGGGCGAACCGGTGCATCTCGCGCGTCGGCGACGCCTGGAGGACCGGGAAGTTGACGCTGGAGGACGTGGCGCCGGAATCGAGAAACCGCAGGATGCGCGCCGCGACGAAGACCCCGATGTTCTGCTGCGCCTCCTCCGTGGAGCCGCCGATGTGGGGCGTGAGGATCACGTTCCGTATCCCCTGCAGCGGTGAGACGAACGGCTCCTTGTTGCTGCGCGGCTCCTCCGGGAAGACGTCGACCGCCGCCCCCCGGACCTTCCCTTTCCGCAGGTTCCTCGCCAGCGCCTCGACGTCCACCACGTAGCCGCGGCTCAAATTCAGGAAGACGACGCCGTCCTTCATCGCGGCGAATTCCCGGTCGCCGATGAAATCCCGGT
It includes:
- a CDS encoding NAD(P)-dependent oxidoreductase — translated: EGSHEIRGKKLGIIGYGSIGSQLSILAEALGMRVYYHDIAEKLSLGNAKKVPLEELLRIADIVSIHVDGRGSNRDFIGDREFAAMKDGVVFLNLSRGYVVDVEALARNLRKGKVRGAAVDVFPEEPRSNKEPFVSPLQGIRNVILTPHIGGSTEEAQQNIGVFVAARILRFLDSGATSSSVNFPVLQASPTREMHRFAHLHENIPGMMAKINDLFAQQGVNIVGQHLQTRGHLGYAVIDVGEGCDRSILGLLGKIPHTIRARLVF